The following are encoded in a window of Fretibacter rubidus genomic DNA:
- a CDS encoding flavin-containing monooxygenase, producing MSQSAPIQTPIIIIGTGFGGIAMAVTLQKAGFDNFIMLEKASTLGGTWRDNTYPGAECDIPSALYSYSFAPNPTWDFKWAKQPQILAYINKVARDYGLVSHMRFEQGVVDARYDNGRWAVTTTDGTSYDCQFLVSAVGQLHHPALPNIPGIDDFAGSSFHSAQWDHTVDLAGQDIGVIGNAASAVQFIPEIAKTAGHVTIYQRSANWVIDKGDRPYTKLEKAVAGRLPWLAKLYRFGLWGLGEYVVWPVIKGAKMRAAILRAKNRWDMGKHIKDPAMRAALTPSYPMGAKRILFSDKYYETLARDNVTLVTAPIKAVTSKGIKAGGDTTRDHDVIIYGTGFHTNPFLKGIAVMGEGGVALHEVWADGARAYMGTMMAGFPNLFTLYGPNTNTGHTSIIFKLEAQAGYVVQLMKAAVEGQVSVRASAADAFDTQTQERLAKLAWDKVDSSWYKDGTRLTNNWPGSSREFKRRTDKPVWADFMIVPKTQ from the coding sequence ATGAGCCAGTCCGCCCCCATTCAGACCCCCATCATTATCATTGGCACAGGCTTTGGCGGTATCGCTATGGCTGTGACGCTTCAAAAGGCTGGCTTTGATAATTTCATCATGCTGGAAAAAGCGAGCACCTTGGGTGGGACCTGGCGCGATAACACCTATCCTGGCGCGGAATGTGATATTCCGTCTGCGCTTTATTCCTATTCCTTTGCGCCCAACCCGACATGGGATTTCAAATGGGCGAAGCAGCCGCAAATCCTGGCTTATATAAATAAGGTTGCACGGGATTATGGTCTGGTCTCTCATATGCGGTTTGAACAAGGGGTCGTTGATGCGCGCTATGACAATGGCCGTTGGGCGGTAACCACTACGGACGGCACGTCTTATGATTGCCAGTTTCTTGTCTCTGCCGTGGGGCAGTTACATCACCCTGCCTTGCCAAATATTCCGGGCATTGATGACTTTGCAGGCAGCAGCTTTCACTCGGCGCAGTGGGATCACACGGTTGACCTTGCGGGTCAGGACATTGGCGTTATTGGCAACGCCGCCAGCGCAGTGCAGTTTATCCCCGAAATCGCCAAAACGGCGGGTCATGTCACTATTTATCAACGCAGCGCCAATTGGGTCATCGATAAGGGCGACCGCCCTTATACAAAACTAGAGAAAGCGGTGGCAGGGCGCCTGCCGTGGCTAGCAAAGCTCTACCGCTTTGGCTTATGGGGTTTAGGGGAATATGTTGTTTGGCCTGTTATCAAAGGCGCGAAAATGAGAGCAGCAATTTTGCGCGCAAAAAACCGCTGGGACATGGGTAAGCATATCAAAGACCCTGCCATGCGTGCCGCTCTAACGCCAAGCTATCCCATGGGCGCAAAGCGGATTTTATTTTCTGATAAATATTACGAAACCTTAGCCAGAGACAATGTCACCTTGGTCACAGCGCCCATAAAGGCCGTTACGTCCAAAGGCATTAAAGCGGGCGGCGATACCACGCGCGATCACGACGTGATAATTTACGGCACAGGATTTCATACTAATCCGTTTTTAAAAGGCATAGCTGTGATGGGGGAGGGCGGCGTGGCCCTGCATGAGGTTTGGGCGGATGGGGCCCGGGCCTATATGGGTACAATGATGGCTGGCTTTCCTAACCTATTCACGCTTTACGGGCCCAATACCAACACGGGCCATACCTCTATTATCTTTAAGCTTGAGGCCCAAGCGGGCTATGTCGTGCAGCTGATGAAAGCGGCAGTCGAGGGCCAGGTCAGCGTGAGAGCCAGTGCAGCGGATGCGTTCGACACGCAAACCCAAGAGCGCCTTGCCAAGCTGGCATGGGATAAGGTCGACAGCAGCTGGTACAAAGACGGCACGCGGTTGACGAATAACTGGCCAGGGTCGTCGCGCGAATTTAAACGCCGTACGGATAAACCCGTCTGGGCGGACTTTATGATTGTTCCTAAAACGCAATAA
- a CDS encoding OprO/OprP family phosphate-selective porin, whose protein sequence is MTHFKRGLSAATLAIAMGYSAQVIAQDATLEMGGRLMLDYTIADVNSPDISINDSEVRRARLFAKGKYGDAVSYKFEFNHTTGGGIDLTDGFVKFKPKGQALSLKVGHFKTHNSLEEETSSRFTSTIARGAFTDTFSLNRRLGVSVGAAGDNYTLNLGVFGESVNGSEFEKDGNAVAARATYLPYQDDDTVVHIGGSWRYRNNSDSLDPTVNDGLRYRQRPYSHVFNSDNTGGLLSSGRIVSTPRFAKSDNLLAVEGLAIHKNLWVAAEYSMLNANGAGTNADGDFGGGYIEAGYVIGGKRAYKKSSGAYDRTKVDKPLGEGGFGALALVARYDTLDLQDGPYRGKLDTMVLGADWMPTKQTRLRLNYFDSDATNGAAESANGFIARLGFDF, encoded by the coding sequence ATGACACATTTTAAACGCGGTCTTTCGGCCGCAACGTTGGCTATTGCAATGGGATATTCAGCACAGGTCATAGCACAGGACGCGACGCTTGAAATGGGCGGACGTCTGATGCTGGATTATACAATCGCGGATGTAAACTCGCCTGATATTAGTATAAATGATAGTGAGGTGCGACGCGCACGCCTTTTCGCCAAAGGCAAATACGGCGACGCCGTCAGCTATAAGTTCGAATTCAACCACACAACGGGTGGCGGTATCGATTTGACTGATGGCTTTGTAAAATTTAAACCTAAGGGTCAGGCGTTGTCTCTTAAGGTGGGACACTTCAAAACGCATAATTCGCTGGAAGAAGAAACAAGCTCTCGCTTCACCTCTACCATTGCTCGCGGGGCCTTTACGGATACATTTTCACTAAACCGCCGTTTGGGCGTGTCCGTTGGGGCCGCTGGTGATAATTACACGCTTAACCTTGGCGTTTTCGGCGAGAGCGTCAACGGATCAGAGTTCGAGAAAGACGGCAATGCAGTTGCAGCGCGCGCAACTTACCTGCCTTACCAAGATGATGATACAGTGGTTCACATCGGCGGATCATGGCGTTACCGCAATAATTCCGATAGCCTAGACCCGACCGTTAATGACGGATTGCGTTACCGCCAACGGCCATATTCGCATGTCTTTAACTCTGATAACACGGGCGGATTGCTGTCCAGCGGACGTATTGTTTCTACACCGCGCTTTGCAAAATCAGATAATCTCTTAGCTGTCGAAGGATTGGCCATTCATAAGAACCTATGGGTCGCGGCTGAATATTCTATGCTAAACGCCAATGGCGCTGGTACTAATGCCGATGGTGATTTTGGTGGTGGTTATATAGAGGCTGGCTATGTTATTGGTGGCAAACGCGCCTACAAAAAATCAAGCGGGGCCTATGACCGCACAAAGGTCGATAAACCCCTTGGTGAGGGTGGTTTTGGCGCGCTGGCATTGGTCGCGCGCTATGACACGCTTGATTTGCAAGACGGCCCGTACCGCGGAAAACTTGACACAATGGTTCTAGGAGCCGATTGGATGCCAACAAAGCAGACTCGCCTACGCCTAAACTATTTTGATTCTGATGCCACAAACGGCGCAGCCGAGAGCGCAAATGGATTTATCGCGCGCCTTGGTTTTGACTTTTAA
- a CDS encoding PstS family phosphate ABC transporter substrate-binding protein yields the protein MKFSTFTLAAVSAVALVACGGGDTSTPTANTPAANTEVPVQQSGNEIRIVGSSTVYPFSIKVAQEFKNKTGYNVIVESTGSGGGHKLFCDSPKLGTPNVTNSSRRQKASEFGKCMDAGIEGVVEVKIGYDGIVVANAIDSPVIDMSMKDIYLAFAKNVPIDDNCTMGPNPYTRWSEIEDFLPDYRIEAYGPPPTSGTRDAFVEIAMEKGAKEIPCLAEMSKTDKDAFKQAAHIVREDGYWIDSGENDNALVQTLTNTPTAVGVFGYSFLEQNSDKVKGAKVGEAKPTFENIASGAYPVSRSLYFYIKKDHVGQVPGLQEYALEFTSEAASGPGGYLEEIGLVPLPDAERTKYRKAVVDMIPYSQ from the coding sequence ATGAAATTTAGCACATTCACATTGGCCGCCGTTTCAGCGGTCGCACTCGTGGCTTGCGGCGGGGGTGACACATCCACACCAACAGCCAATACACCAGCCGCCAATACAGAGGTTCCGGTACAACAAAGCGGTAATGAAATCCGCATCGTTGGATCTTCGACGGTTTATCCGTTCTCTATCAAGGTGGCCCAAGAGTTTAAAAACAAGACAGGGTATAACGTTATTGTCGAATCCACGGGGTCTGGCGGCGGTCACAAATTATTCTGCGACAGCCCAAAGCTTGGCACACCCAACGTCACTAATTCATCACGCCGTCAAAAAGCGTCAGAGTTTGGTAAATGTATGGACGCCGGCATTGAGGGCGTTGTCGAAGTCAAAATCGGCTATGACGGTATTGTTGTTGCTAATGCCATCGATAGCCCTGTGATTGATATGTCCATGAAAGACATTTATCTGGCTTTTGCTAAAAACGTGCCGATTGACGATAATTGCACAATGGGGCCAAACCCTTACACGCGTTGGAGCGAGATTGAAGACTTCTTGCCTGATTACCGTATCGAAGCATACGGACCGCCACCAACATCAGGCACACGCGACGCTTTTGTAGAGATTGCCATGGAAAAAGGGGCCAAAGAAATTCCGTGCCTTGCCGAAATGAGCAAAACCGACAAAGACGCCTTTAAGCAAGCCGCTCATATTGTCCGCGAAGACGGGTACTGGATTGACTCTGGCGAAAATGACAACGCTCTGGTGCAAACCTTGACCAACACACCCACAGCCGTTGGCGTTTTTGGTTACTCTTTCCTAGAGCAGAACTCTGATAAAGTTAAAGGTGCCAAAGTCGGCGAGGCAAAGCCCACATTTGAAAATATCGCATCTGGAGCTTATCCTGTGTCACGCTCGCTATATTTCTACATCAAAAAAGATCATGTCGGCCAAGTTCCAGGCTTGCAGGAATATGCACTAGAGTTTACATCCGAAGCTGCATCAGGTCCTGGTGGATATCTTGAAGAAATCGGCCTTGTGCCCCTTCCAGATGCCGAGCGTACAAAGTATCGTAAGGCTGTTGTGGATATGATTCCTTACAGCCAATAG
- the pstC gene encoding phosphate ABC transporter permease subunit PstC, with product MTNFPVYILALLGLCMIAGFFVNRNTARTRLIAAGGGREGGWHSQASYHGFFTAWGVAIIGLIIFIFGLNVAPDDAGVGFNVAWLAALLAASGAVVIGAQRFIRSDFRARTYVERAILAVLVMLSIIAVLTTFGIVMSLAFESWRFFQKVPLNEFLFGLQWSPQTALRADQAGSSGAFGAVPIFAGTFLIMLVAMLVAGPIGLMIAIYLSEYASPRTRSIVKPAVEILAGIPTVVYGFFALLTVGPTIRNFSESLGFAVPTQSAISAGIVMGIMIVPLISSLSDDVISAVPQSLRDGSLALGATKSETMKKVIFAGALPGIIGAFLLAISRAIGETMIVVMAAGRAANLTANPFEAVTTVTVQIVALLTGDQEFDSAKTLAAFALGLVLFVITLVLNVIALTIVRRYREQYD from the coding sequence ATGACAAACTTCCCAGTTTACATTCTCGCCCTCTTGGGACTCTGCATGATTGCAGGGTTCTTTGTAAACAGAAACACAGCCCGCACGCGATTAATCGCGGCGGGCGGTGGTCGTGAAGGTGGCTGGCATTCCCAGGCCAGCTATCACGGATTTTTCACCGCTTGGGGTGTGGCCATTATCGGCCTTATCATCTTTATTTTTGGCCTGAACGTTGCGCCTGATGATGCAGGCGTCGGATTTAACGTCGCGTGGTTGGCCGCATTACTTGCCGCCAGCGGTGCGGTCGTTATTGGGGCCCAGCGCTTTATTCGGTCTGATTTTCGGGCTCGCACCTACGTAGAACGCGCGATTTTAGCCGTCTTGGTCATGTTATCGATTATCGCCGTTCTGACGACCTTTGGTATTGTCATGTCCTTGGCCTTTGAAAGTTGGCGCTTTTTCCAAAAAGTGCCGCTCAATGAGTTTTTGTTTGGCTTGCAATGGTCACCGCAAACGGCGCTTCGCGCGGATCAGGCTGGCTCATCCGGAGCCTTTGGCGCGGTGCCAATCTTCGCGGGTACGTTCCTTATCATGTTGGTTGCAATGCTCGTCGCGGGGCCAATCGGCTTGATGATTGCGATTTACTTGTCAGAATATGCCTCCCCTCGCACGCGGTCTATTGTAAAACCGGCGGTGGAAATCCTCGCGGGTATCCCAACCGTGGTTTACGGTTTCTTTGCACTGCTGACCGTGGGGCCAACCATTCGAAACTTTTCTGAAAGCCTTGGTTTTGCTGTACCGACCCAAAGCGCGATTTCAGCGGGTATTGTCATGGGCATTATGATTGTGCCGCTGATATCATCGCTGTCTGATGACGTTATTTCGGCTGTGCCGCAATCTTTGCGCGATGGGTCATTAGCCTTGGGCGCAACCAAATCAGAGACAATGAAAAAAGTGATTTTTGCGGGCGCGCTACCGGGTATTATCGGGGCCTTTTTGCTGGCCATTTCACGTGCCATTGGCGAGACAATGATCGTGGTTATGGCCGCAGGGCGTGCGGCTAATCTGACCGCGAACCCCTTTGAAGCCGTGACAACGGTGACTGTGCAAATTGTGGCGCTTTTGACGGGTGACCAAGAATTCGATAGCGCAAAAACGCTGGCCGCTTTTGCTTTGGGACTTGTCCTATTTGTTATTACACTGGTGTTAAATGTGATCGCCCTGACGATTGTGCGCCGTTACCGCGAGCAATATGACTGA
- the pstA gene encoding phosphate ABC transporter permease PstA, producing MTDITSDITSDVKPEISPNFHKSAFAEKRLKARYGREMRFRWFGRAAIAMAMGALLWLLVSLVGTGYTAFRQNFMTVDITLEESVLDPTGARDAQALRGANYRKIMQDTLYAQFPDVTERRAKQELFGIVSASGATNQVRQMVFNDPSLVGQTITLTVPTSDQVDQLLKGYIDRDLPEDRRKVTDQQIEWVDTLIERGAIKSKFNLLFFTNPDSSDPELAGIGGAVVGSVMILGIAFILAFPIGVGAAVYLDEFAPQNKFTDFIEININNLAAVPSIVFGLLGLAVFLNFFGMPRSIPLVGGMVLALRVFPTIIIATRASLRSVSPAIVDGALSLGASRVQAVFHQKLPQAGPGILTGSIIGMAQALGETAPLLMIGMVAFVTEVPSSITEPATALPVQIFLWSDKAERAWAERTSAAIMVLLVVLICMNGFAIWLRGKLEKRRS from the coding sequence ATGACTGATATTACATCTGACATAACATCTGACGTTAAACCGGAAATTTCGCCGAATTTTCATAAATCAGCCTTTGCTGAGAAACGCCTGAAAGCGCGTTACGGCCGTGAAATGCGGTTTCGCTGGTTTGGCCGTGCCGCAATCGCAATGGCTATGGGCGCGCTTTTGTGGTTGCTCGTCAGTTTGGTTGGCACGGGATATACGGCGTTTCGTCAAAACTTCATGACCGTTGACATCACATTAGAAGAAAGCGTGCTTGACCCCACAGGTGCGCGTGACGCCCAGGCCTTGCGCGGGGCCAATTACCGCAAGATTATGCAAGACACGCTTTATGCCCAATTCCCAGACGTCACAGAGCGCCGGGCAAAGCAAGAATTATTCGGCATAGTCTCTGCGTCGGGTGCAACAAACCAAGTGCGCCAAATGGTCTTTAATGACCCGTCACTCGTCGGGCAAACCATCACCCTGACCGTGCCGACATCCGACCAAGTCGATCAGTTGCTAAAAGGCTATATTGACCGCGACCTGCCAGAAGACCGCCGAAAAGTGACCGATCAGCAGATCGAATGGGTCGATACTCTTATTGAGCGCGGTGCAATTAAGAGTAAATTTAACCTGCTGTTTTTCACAAATCCAGATAGTTCCGATCCAGAACTTGCGGGTATTGGCGGCGCGGTTGTCGGCTCTGTGATGATTTTGGGCATTGCGTTTATTCTAGCCTTTCCGATTGGTGTTGGCGCGGCCGTTTACTTGGATGAATTTGCACCGCAGAATAAATTCACAGACTTTATCGAGATTAACATCAATAACCTCGCCGCTGTGCCGTCGATTGTTTTTGGTCTTTTGGGGCTGGCGGTATTCCTGAATTTCTTCGGTATGCCGCGCTCAATCCCACTTGTCGGGGGTATGGTTTTGGCGCTGCGGGTTTTCCCGACGATTATCATTGCGACCCGCGCCTCTCTTCGCTCTGTCAGTCCTGCCATTGTCGACGGCGCGCTTAGCCTCGGCGCGTCGCGCGTACAGGCGGTGTTCCATCAAAAACTTCCGCAAGCAGGCCCCGGCATTTTAACAGGCTCTATCATCGGCATGGCACAAGCTTTGGGCGAAACAGCGCCGCTATTGATGATTGGTATGGTGGCCTTTGTTACCGAAGTTCCGTCATCCATTACAGAACCCGCCACCGCTTTGCCCGTGCAAATCTTCCTTTGGTCTGATAAGGCGGAACGGGCATGGGCGGAACGCACATCGGCTGCGATTATGGTCTTGCTTGTTGTACTTATTTGTATGAATGGGTTCGCGATTTGGTTGCGTGGTAAATTGGAAAAGAGACGGTCATGA
- the pstB gene encoding phosphate ABC transporter ATP-binding protein PstB: protein MNTLSKAPTITRSGDASLENARTKFQCRDVKVHYGDFEALHGINIDIPDRGVTAFIGPSGCGKSTFLRTFNRMNDTITGARVSGEILMDGQDIYAPSLDPVLLRARVGMVFQKPNPFPKSIYDNIAYGPKIHGMTNSKAELDELVEKSLRRAGLWDEVKDRLKLSGTGLSGGQQQRLVIARAIAVSPEVILMDEPASALDPIATAKLEALIEELKQNYCIVIVTHSMAQAARISDKTAFFHLGDLIEYDTTETIFTKPSDSRTEDYISGRTG from the coding sequence ATGAACACATTATCAAAAGCCCCAACAATCACGCGCAGCGGCGACGCGTCGCTTGAAAATGCACGGACAAAGTTTCAATGCCGCGATGTGAAAGTGCATTACGGTGATTTCGAAGCTCTGCACGGTATTAATATTGATATCCCAGACCGCGGTGTCACGGCCTTTATCGGGCCGTCTGGTTGCGGCAAATCCACATTTTTGCGCACCTTTAACCGTATGAATGACACGATCACGGGCGCGCGCGTCTCGGGCGAAATCTTGATGGACGGCCAAGATATTTACGCGCCAAGCCTTGATCCCGTATTGTTACGCGCGCGCGTCGGTATGGTGTTTCAAAAGCCAAATCCTTTCCCTAAATCAATTTACGATAATATTGCTTACGGCCCTAAAATCCACGGCATGACCAATAGCAAAGCCGAGCTTGACGAACTGGTCGAAAAATCATTACGCCGCGCTGGGCTTTGGGACGAGGTCAAAGACCGTCTTAAATTATCTGGCACGGGTCTGTCGGGCGGACAGCAGCAGCGCCTTGTGATTGCGCGTGCCATTGCGGTATCACCTGAAGTGATTTTAATGGACGAACCCGCGTCCGCACTTGATCCTATCGCAACGGCTAAATTGGAAGCTTTGATTGAAGAGCTAAAGCAAAATTACTGCATCGTCATTGTTACACACTCCATGGCCCAGGCCGCGCGGATTTCTGATAAGACCGCCTTCTTCCATCTTGGCGACCTGATTGAATATGACACGACAGAGACAATCTTCACCAAGCCCAGTGATAGCCGCACGGAAGATTATATCTCTGGCCGCACGGGTTAA
- a CDS encoding low molecular weight protein-tyrosine-phosphatase — MESPSVLFVCLGNICRSPTAEAVFKSRANNAGIDVYVDSAGTSGWHIGERPDPRSIEAGEAAGYDFTGQASRKVTRADFGDFDHIIAMDAQNLKDLSALCPPDLRGKLSLFLDFAPNAGVRDVPDPYYGGGDGFTRVLRLVEQASEGLLAYIAARGQG, encoded by the coding sequence GTGGAAAGTCCCTCCGTTTTATTTGTCTGCCTTGGCAATATTTGCCGTTCCCCTACGGCGGAAGCTGTCTTTAAATCCCGCGCAAACAACGCGGGCATTGACGTCTATGTCGATAGTGCCGGCACCAGCGGTTGGCATATTGGCGAACGACCCGACCCGCGCAGTATAGAGGCAGGTGAGGCGGCAGGTTATGATTTTACGGGTCAAGCCTCGCGCAAAGTCACGCGCGCAGATTTTGGCGATTTTGATCACATCATCGCCATGGACGCGCAAAACCTCAAAGACCTCTCCGCGCTGTGCCCACCTGATTTACGGGGTAAACTGTCTCTCTTTCTTGATTTCGCGCCCAATGCGGGTGTGCGGGATGTACCAGACCCTTATTACGGCGGCGGCGATGGGTTTACGCGCGTTTTACGATTGGTGGAACAGGCCAGCGAGGGATTGCTCGCTTATATCGCAGCGCGCGGGCAGGGGTAA
- a CDS encoding TraB/GumN family protein, whose amino-acid sequence MKHSFFTHVLLLISAGLMACTQGGTVGGKVSDARARNDGPAIWVVRDFDSTLFLYGTVHLLSPDIDWMRDDMREAFAEAGTVFFEVDTETNAQIKASVLTQSLGFYSDGRRLRDRLDGYQLKLLEAASNNGNVPLATLDNMKPWLASEFLTIAAAANVGLTPELSADDALKSRAARQQKNVLYLDSIEAQITRAAQMPELVQMTVLSETLEGFNTIEGDLTRITTAWTTGNVNFLTDEVINAVKAKSPEVYQSLYVDVNKDWAAQLTRFMEGSGTGFAAIGVGHLLGDDSLQEQLIERGYEVKRYLAFMGDPVIETIDTTLVKNPDADE is encoded by the coding sequence ATGAAACACTCATTTTTTACGCATGTGCTGCTCCTGATATCGGCTGGACTTATGGCTTGTACCCAGGGCGGCACGGTGGGCGGTAAAGTGTCCGACGCGCGCGCCCGCAATGACGGGCCCGCCATATGGGTTGTGCGCGATTTTGACAGCACGCTGTTTTTATACGGCACCGTACATTTGCTATCGCCAGACATCGATTGGATGCGCGATGATATGCGGGAGGCTTTTGCCGAGGCCGGCACAGTGTTCTTTGAAGTGGATACAGAAACTAACGCGCAAATTAAGGCTAGCGTTTTAACACAGTCTCTGGGGTTTTATTCTGACGGACGGCGCTTACGTGACCGGCTGGATGGTTATCAACTCAAACTTCTCGAAGCCGCGTCCAATAATGGCAATGTTCCGCTGGCGACATTGGACAATATGAAGCCGTGGCTTGCGAGTGAATTTTTGACAATTGCGGCGGCGGCCAATGTCGGTCTGACCCCAGAGTTATCGGCTGATGACGCGCTTAAAAGCCGAGCAGCGCGACAGCAAAAAAATGTGCTCTATCTGGATAGTATTGAGGCGCAAATTACCCGCGCGGCGCAAATGCCTGAATTGGTACAAATGACGGTTTTATCTGAGACCCTGGAGGGGTTTAATACGATTGAAGGCGACTTAACCCGTATCACGACAGCCTGGACCACGGGTAACGTCAATTTCCTAACGGATGAAGTGATCAACGCCGTCAAAGCCAAAAGCCCAGAGGTTTATCAAAGCCTTTATGTCGATGTGAATAAAGATTGGGCCGCGCAATTAACGCGTTTTATGGAGGGCAGCGGCACAGGATTTGCGGCGATTGGTGTTGGGCATTTGCTGGGCGATGATAGCTTGCAAGAACAACTGATCGAGCGGGGATATGAGGTGAAACGCTACCTAGCGTTTATGGGCGATCCTGTCATTGAAACCATTGATACGACATTGGTTAAAAATCCAGATGCGGATGAATAA
- a CDS encoding LacI family DNA-binding transcriptional regulator: MPAEKITLRTVATHAGVSIKTVSRVLNNEPFISALTREKVQDAIAKLEFSPNIAARQLRGQRSYSLAVVYEPPASEFLTGILEGILPVCRDASYKLLLEPLAATETRMRINTMIERRDVDGFIFLPPLSEDIALVQSVLDAGLHAILVASTIDLTAANLGVSKIGIDDFAAGQAMGRHLIAQGHRRIGYIRLREQHSMANQRGHGLRAALEEAGLPENNLSVAQGESSFDSGFAAAAELLDDKNPPSAIFAGNDYMAAGVIAYAREHGLSVPDDLSVVGFDGADLSKMFVPPFTTIKQPLKQYGDWAARKLLATINNPEVEKAEDILDFELIQRHSVKNIKRSNSL; the protein is encoded by the coding sequence ATGCCCGCGGAAAAGATAACGCTACGAACTGTTGCAACGCACGCAGGCGTGTCAATTAAAACTGTATCGCGCGTGCTTAATAACGAACCCTTTATCTCTGCATTAACACGCGAGAAAGTCCAAGACGCGATTGCAAAGCTGGAGTTTAGCCCCAACATTGCTGCGCGGCAGCTACGCGGGCAACGCAGCTATAGCCTTGCAGTTGTGTATGAACCCCCTGCGTCGGAATTCCTGACTGGAATATTAGAAGGCATTTTGCCCGTTTGCCGTGATGCATCATATAAATTACTGCTTGAGCCATTGGCGGCCACCGAAACACGGATGCGTATCAACACAATGATCGAACGCCGCGATGTGGACGGTTTCATTTTTCTGCCGCCATTGTCAGAAGATATTGCTCTGGTGCAATCTGTTTTAGACGCCGGCCTGCACGCAATATTAGTCGCATCAACGATTGACCTTACAGCCGCGAATCTAGGGGTTAGCAAAATCGGCATTGATGACTTCGCCGCGGGGCAAGCGATGGGCCGCCACCTTATTGCGCAAGGACATAGGCGCATCGGATACATAAGACTGCGTGAGCAACACAGCATGGCAAACCAGCGCGGGCATGGTTTGCGCGCGGCATTGGAAGAAGCAGGTCTTCCCGAAAATAATCTTAGTGTTGCGCAAGGCGAATCTTCTTTTGACTCCGGCTTCGCCGCCGCCGCGGAACTACTCGATGATAAAAACCCACCCAGTGCAATTTTTGCTGGTAATGATTACATGGCAGCAGGCGTGATAGCCTACGCCCGAGAGCACGGATTATCTGTGCCAGATGACCTTTCTGTTGTCGGCTTTGACGGCGCTGATTTATCCAAGATGTTTGTCCCACCCTTCACAACAATCAAACAACCCCTGAAACAATATGGCGATTGGGCAGCCCGAAAGCTTCTTGCGACGATTAACAATCCCGAAGTCGAAAAAGCTGAGGACATATTAGACTTTGAACTCATTCAAAGACACTCAGTAAAAAACATCAAGCGTAGCAACTCTTTGTAA